One Syntrophorhabdaceae bacterium genomic window, CCGCTGAAGTGGAAGAGGTGCTTCTCCGGGGAGATACAAAGACCTCGTGCCGTCTCGTCTCCGGTATCGAGGCGGATCTGAGGGTCGTCGAAGAAAAGGCCTTCCCCTATGCCCTTCTTTATTTCACGGGCAGCAAAGAGCATAACGTCAAACTGAGAGGAGTCGCAAAAAAAAGGGGCTGGAAGCTGAATGAATATGGACTCTTCGAAGAAGAGAGCCTCATCGCCTGCCGTGACGAGGAAGAGGTATACCGTGCCCTGGGTCTCTCATATATACCGCCCGAGCTGCGGGAAGATATGGGGGAGGTGGAGGCCGCGGCCGAAGATGCGATCCCCCGCCTCGTGACTTTCGAAGACCTCCGCGGGACCTTCCACGTCCATACCAGCTTCAGCGATGGTATGGACGGATTGGAACGGATGGTCGAGGGGGCGCGAAGGATGGGTTTCTCCTACCTCGGGATCGCGGACCATAGCAAGAGCGCCTATTACGCGAAGGGACTCAAGCCCGATGATGTGCGCAGACAATGGGAGGCGATAGACGGGCTGAGGGAGGGATATCCCGATTTTCATATCTTCAAAGGCATCGAGAGCGACATTCTCCCGGACGGCAGTCTCGATTATGACGACGAGCTGCTCGAGGGCTTCGATTTTGTTGTGGCCTCGGTCCATTCGGGGTTTACCATGAAAAAGGAGGAAATGGAGGCGAGAATAGTGAGGGCCCTCGAGAACCCCTACACCACCATGCTGGGACACCCGACCGGACGCCTTCTGCTTTCACGGGACGGGTATAATGTGGATATGTACCGCGTGATCGATAAGGCGGCGGAAAATTCGGTGATAATCGAATTGAATGCAAGCCGTTACCGTCTCGATATAGACTGGCGCTACCTGAAGTATGCAAAGGAGCGGGGCGTCATGGTCTCCATCAATCCCGATGCCCATTCGGCTTCGGGCCTGGGAGAAATCGTATACGGCGTTCACATTGCCCGCAAGGGGTGGCAGGAGAGCAAAGATATATTGAACACGCGGGATGTAAATGATATAAAAGATACGTTTAAAAGGCTCCGATATGCAAAAAGACATAGGGTCGATCATAGATAACCTCGAAAAGATGCACGGCGGGGCAAGAGTAGAGCTTCACTTCAA contains:
- a CDS encoding PHP domain-containing protein, with translation AEVEEVLLRGDTKTSCRLVSGIEADLRVVEEKAFPYALLYFTGSKEHNVKLRGVAKKRGWKLNEYGLFEEESLIACRDEEEVYRALGLSYIPPELREDMGEVEAAAEDAIPRLVTFEDLRGTFHVHTSFSDGMDGLERMVEGARRMGFSYLGIADHSKSAYYAKGLKPDDVRRQWEAIDGLREGYPDFHIFKGIESDILPDGSLDYDDELLEGFDFVVASVHSGFTMKKEEMEARIVRALENPYTTMLGHPTGRLLLSRDGYNVDMYRVIDKAAENSVIIELNASRYRLDIDWRYLKYAKERGVMVSINPDAHSASGLGEIVYGVHIARKGWQESKDILNTRDVNDIKDTFKRLRYAKRHRVDHR